One window of Ziziphus jujuba cultivar Dongzao chromosome 5, ASM3175591v1 genomic DNA carries:
- the LOC107419977 gene encoding photosystem I chlorophyll a/b-binding protein 5, chloroplastic: protein MAFAVGRGFLVPPCSLSTNNNGFKSSFGITNTPWPTKPGKTRAFVAQAQVRPTWLPGLDPPPHLDGSLAGDYGFDPLGLGEDPDSLRWYVQAELVHARFAMLGVAGILFTDLLRVTGISDIPIWYKAGAVKYDFANTETLFIVQLFLMGFVETKRYMDFVSPGSQAKEGSFLGLEASLEGLEPGYPGGPLLNPLGLAKDIENAHDWKLKEIKNGRLAMVAMLGFFVQASVTHVGPVENLVDHLSDPWHRTIIQTFANSTS from the exons ATGGCCTTTGCAGTGGGAAGAGGTTTCCTTGTTCCTCCATGTTCTTTGTCCACCAATAACAACGGATTCAAGTCGTCATTTGGAATAACAAACACGCCATGGCCAACCAAACCAGGAAAAACTCGAGCTTTCGTGGCTCAAGCGCAGGTACGCCCTACATGGCTACCTGGTCTTGATCCTCCACCTCACCTCGATGGAAG TCTGGCTGGGGATTATGGATTCGACCCACTTGGTCTTGGAGAGGATCCGGATAGCTTGAGGTGGTATGTACAGGCTGAGTTAGTTCATGCTCGCTTCGCTATGCTTGGGGTGGCAGGAATTCTTTTTACAGAT CTGCTACGTGTAACAGGAATCAGCGATATACCCATTTGGTACAAAGCAGGTGCGGTCAAATATGACTTCGCCAATACGGAAACTTTGTTCATTGTCCAGCTTTTCTTAATGGG ATTTGTTGAAACCAAGAGATACATGGATTTCGTTAGTCCAGGATCTCAAGCCAAAGAAGGATCTTTTTTGGGGTTGGAAGCTTCCCTGGAAGGTTTAGAACCTGG ATATCCTGGAGGTCCATTGCTAAATCCGCTTGGGCTGGCAAAAGATATCGAGAATGCTCATGACTGGAAGCTTAAAGAGATCAAGAATG GACGCCTTGCAATGGTAGCCATGCTCGGCTTCTTTGTTCAAGCTTCTGTTACTCATGTTGGACCGGTTGAAAACCTTGTGGACCACCTGTCCGATCCATGGCACAGAACCATCATCCAGACATTTGCTAACTCTACTTCTTAA
- the LOC107419970 gene encoding protein CYPRO4, whose protein sequence is MGGAHSREDLDISDSDEEDNEQQSEVEEENYQDFEEDDEENRQRSSERRPKTPSSLDEVEAKLKALKLKYSSSQNPSLKNAVKLYLHIGGNTPKAKWVTSEKLTSYSFVKTSRIGNGDEEDDDEEEEGEDSLWVLRVSSKIRVKVSAEMQLKTFGDQRRVDFVAQGVWAMKFFNDEDYKQFVSKFQDCLFENTYGVEATEPNKIKVYGKDFVAWAKPEVADDSVWEDADDSFVKSPGSATPLRANQDLREEFEEAANGGIQSLALGALDNSFLVGDSGIQVVKNFTHGIHGKGVCVNFDNGNYRPTSSLVHSTPKKALLMRAETNMLIMSPLKEGKPHSTGLHHLDIETGKIVTEWKFEKDGTDITMRDITNDSKGAQLDPSGSTFLGLDDNRLCRWDMRDRNGMVQDLATSAAPILNWTQGHQFSRGTNFQCFATTGDGSIVVGSLDGKIRLYSINSMRQAKTAFPGLGSPITHVDVTFDGKWILGTTDTYLILICAVFTDKDGKAKTGFAGRMGNRISAPRLLKLTPLDSHLAGTNNKFRNAQFSWVTENGKQERHLVATVGKFSVIWNFQQVKNGSHECYHNQEGLKSCYCYKIVLKDDSIVDSRFMHEKFAVTDSPEAPLVIATPMKVSSFSISSRR, encoded by the exons ATGGGTGGGGCTCACAGTCGCGAGGATCTTGATATTTCGGACTCAGATGAGGAAGATAACGAGCAACAAAGcgaagtagaagaagaaaactACCAGGACTTCGAAGAGGATGATGAAGAGAACCGCCAGAGATCTTCGGAGCGCCGACCCAAAACCCCATCGTCGCTGGACGAAGTGGAGGCTAAGCTCAAGGCCCTCAAGCTCAAGTACTCTTCATCCCAGAATCCGAGTCTCAAAAATGCTGTTAAACTCTACCTTCACATCGGTGGAAACACCCCCAAAGCAAAATGGGTAACCTCCGAAAAACTTACTTCTTACTCTTTTGTTAAAACCTCTCGAATTGGAAACGGTGATGAAGAAGACGATGATGAGGAGGAGGAAGGAGAAGATTCTTTATGGGTTTTAAGGGTTAGTTCAAAGATTCGAGTGAAAGTCTCTGCTGAGATGCAGTTGAAGACTTTTGGCGATCAGCGTCGCGTTGATTTTGTTGCCCAAGGTGTGTGGGCAATGAAGTTCTTCAACGACGAGGATTATAAGCAATTTGTTTCCAAATTCCAAGATTGTTTATTCGAGAACACTTATGGGGTTGAGGCAACAGAGCCCAACAAAATTAAGGTTTATGGGAAGGATTTTGTTGCATGGGCGAAGCCAGAAGTGGCAGATGATTCGGTTTGGGAAGATGCAGATGATTCTTTTGTTAAAAGTCCTGGTTCTGCTACACCATTGAGAGCGAATCAGGATCTGagggaggagtttgaagaggcgGCCAATGGAGGTATACAAAGCTTGGCATTGGGTGCTTTAGATAATAGTTTTTTGGTGGGTGACTCTGGCATTCAGGTTGTCAAGAATTTTACTCATGGAATACATGGGAAAGGCGTTTGTGTGAACTTTGATAATGGAAATTACAGGCCCACATCCAGCTTGGTACATTCAACCCCCAAAAAGGCTTTGCTTATGAGGGCCGAGACTAACATGCTCATCATGAGTCCATTGAAGGAAGGGAAGCCTCATTCTACGGGACTCCATCACCTAGATATAGAAACTGGGAAGATTGTTACAGAGTGGAAATTTGAGAAGGATGGAACTGATATTACGATGAGAGATATTACAAATGACAGCAAGGGAGCTCAGTTGGATCCTTCAGGGTCAACATTCTTAGGATTGGATGATAACAGGCTTTGTCGATGGGATATGCGTGATAGGAATGGGATGGTTCAGGACCTTGCCACTTCGGCTGCTCCTATTTTGAATTGGACCCAAGGACACCAATTCTCCAGAGGAACCAACTTTCAGTGCTTTGCGACCACTGGTGATGGCTCAATTGTTGTTGGGTCGCTTGACGGAAAGATCAGGTTGTATTCAATCAATTCTATGAGACAGGCAAAAACAGCTTTTCCAGGGCTTGGTTCGCCTATTACCCATGTTGACGTTACATTTGATGGGAAGTGGATTCTGGGCACGACAGACACCTATTTGATACTTATATGCGCCGTCTTCACTGATAAAGATGGAAAAGCAAAAACTGGTTTTGCTGGTCGTATGGGTAACAGAATCTCAGCTCCAAGACTGTTGAAGCTGACTCCTCTGGATTCGCATTTAGCTGGAACTAATAACAAGTTCCGTAATGCTCAATTTTCGTGG GTGACGGAGAATGGGAAGCAAGAGCGTCATTTGGTTGCAACTGTGGGCAAGTTCAGTGTGATTTGGAACTTCCAACAGGTGAAGAATGGTTCCCATGAGTGCTACCACAATCAGGAGGGCCTGAAAAGCTGCTACTGTTACAAGATTGTCCTCAAGGATGATTCCATTGTTGACAGTCGCTTCATGCATGAGAAATTTGCCGTCACTGACTCTCCTGAGGCACCTCTGGTTATTGCAACCCCCATGAAAGTCAGTTCTTTCAGCATATCCAGCAGGCGATAG